A portion of the Thunnus albacares chromosome 5, fThuAlb1.1, whole genome shotgun sequence genome contains these proteins:
- the LOC122982429 gene encoding deoxyribonuclease-1-like isoform X1, whose protein sequence is MKIASFNVQRFGLTKVSDPDVLSVLVKIVSRYDIILILEVVDVSGNAVKVLLEELNRANTTHHYTLQLSVRLGRNRYKEQFLFLYRDDVVNLIDCYQYEDNQVEDMDAFAREPYILHFKPHNTVLKDIVLIPVHTRPSDSEKELDELYEVFLAVRDKWKTDNIMILGDFNADGAYVTDKEMKEIRIRSNKNFHWLIGDDVDTTAKTTNEHTYDRIVVYGEDMLAAIVPNSAKPFNFHQEFDMTEEMALRVSDHYPVEVELRSSPPLWMRKSYQSSVDAPQASVSRAVTENLQVDVLKLQKENLLLEREKLELQIALLKQRLVKPH, encoded by the exons ATGAAGATTGCTTCGTTCAACGTCCAGAGGTTTGGGCTGACGAAAGTCTCAGATCCAGATGTTCTTTCAGTTCTGGTTAAG ATTGTGTCTCGATACGATATCATCTTGATTCTGGAGGTGGTGGATGTGAGCGGCAATGCTGTCAAAGTGTTGTTGGAAGAACTGAACAG AGCCAACACAACCCATCACTACACTCTGCAGCTCAGTGTCCGACTGGGAAGGAACAGATACAAGGAGCAGTTTCTGTTTCTCTACAG GGATGACGTGGTCAACCTGATTGACTGCTATCAATATGAAGACAACCAGGTGGAAGACATGGATGCTTTCGCAAGAGAGCCGTATATTCTGCACTTCAAACCGCACAATACCG TGCTGAAGGACATTGTGCTCATCCCGGTCCACACCAGACCGTCGGACTCAGAGAAAGAGCTGGATGAGCTGTATGAGGTCTTCCTGGCTGTCAGAGACAAATGGAAAACTGAT AACATAATGATCCTGGGTGACTTCAACGCAGATGGTGCATACGttacagacaaagaaatgaaggagATCCGTATTCGCAGCAACAAGAATTTCCACTGGCTGATTGGTGATGACGTCGACACCACTGCGAAAACAACAAATGAGCACACCTATGACAG GATTGTCGTGTATGGAGAAGACATGCTGGCAGCCATCGTGCCAAACTCAGCCAAACCATTCAATTTTCACCAAGAGTTTGATATGACAGAAGAAATG GCCCTGAGAGTGAGCGACCACTACCCTGTTGAGGTAGAATTGCGTAGCTCCCCTCCTCTCTGGATGAGAAAGAGCTACCAAAGCAGTGTTGATGCACCGCAAGCATCTGTGAGCAGAGCTGTCACAG AGAATCTGCAGGTTGATGTGTTGAAACTGCAGAAGGAAAACCTCCTGCTGGAGCGAGAAAAACTTGAACTTCAGATCGCCTTATTAAAACAACGGCTTGTCAAACCCCATTAG
- the LOC122982429 gene encoding deoxyribonuclease-1-like isoform X2 — protein sequence MKIASFNVQRFGLTKVSDPDVLSVLVKIVSRYDIILILEVVDVSGNAVKVLLEELNRANTTHHYTLQLSVRLGRNRYKEQFLFLYRDDVVNLIDCYQYEDNQVEDMDAFAREPYILHFKPHNTVLKDIVLIPVHTRPSDSEKELDELYEVFLAVRDKWKTDNIMILGDFNADGAYVTDKEMKEIRIRSNKNFHWLIGDDVDTTAKTTNEHTYDRIVVYGEDMLAAIVPNSAKPFNFHQEFDMTEEMALRVSDHYPVEVELRSSPPLWMRKSYQSSVDAPQASVSRAVTGPNELEAEGHRQDGDVKKY from the exons ATGAAGATTGCTTCGTTCAACGTCCAGAGGTTTGGGCTGACGAAAGTCTCAGATCCAGATGTTCTTTCAGTTCTGGTTAAG ATTGTGTCTCGATACGATATCATCTTGATTCTGGAGGTGGTGGATGTGAGCGGCAATGCTGTCAAAGTGTTGTTGGAAGAACTGAACAG AGCCAACACAACCCATCACTACACTCTGCAGCTCAGTGTCCGACTGGGAAGGAACAGATACAAGGAGCAGTTTCTGTTTCTCTACAG GGATGACGTGGTCAACCTGATTGACTGCTATCAATATGAAGACAACCAGGTGGAAGACATGGATGCTTTCGCAAGAGAGCCGTATATTCTGCACTTCAAACCGCACAATACCG TGCTGAAGGACATTGTGCTCATCCCGGTCCACACCAGACCGTCGGACTCAGAGAAAGAGCTGGATGAGCTGTATGAGGTCTTCCTGGCTGTCAGAGACAAATGGAAAACTGAT AACATAATGATCCTGGGTGACTTCAACGCAGATGGTGCATACGttacagacaaagaaatgaaggagATCCGTATTCGCAGCAACAAGAATTTCCACTGGCTGATTGGTGATGACGTCGACACCACTGCGAAAACAACAAATGAGCACACCTATGACAG GATTGTCGTGTATGGAGAAGACATGCTGGCAGCCATCGTGCCAAACTCAGCCAAACCATTCAATTTTCACCAAGAGTTTGATATGACAGAAGAAATG GCCCTGAGAGTGAGCGACCACTACCCTGTTGAGGTAGAATTGCGTAGCTCCCCTCCTCTCTGGATGAGAAAGAGCTACCAAAGCAGTGTTGATGCACCGCAAGCATCTGTGAGCAGAGCTGTCACAG GACCAAATGAGCTTGAGGCTGAGGGCCACAGACAGGATGGGGATGTcaaaaagtattga
- the LOC122982427 gene encoding keratin, type II cytoskeletal 8-like: protein MSLRSKHSSRKGLHVSPGGFSSMSMGSYSIPKMSTGVNHAQITPVTINKSLLTPLKIDIDPRIQAVRTQEKEQIKTLNNRFASFIDKVRFLEQQNKMLETKWKLLQQQTATTSKVEPMLKSYISNLQRQLEIVNNDKQRLDIENNVMHKNVDDYRTKYEQEINKRNDAENEFVMLKKDVDAGYLSKVELQDRVSYTNDEFNFLKALYTAELQELQESLKDTSVVVQMDNSRGLNMDHIMSEVKAQYEEIAARSREEAENCYKRKFDQMSAEANQYGDELRSSKGEIAEFNRKINRLQNEIQAVKGQRTNLEGQVTEAERRGEAAVQDAKARIRDLELALQRAKQDMARQLREYQELMNVKLALDIEISTYRKLLEGEEGRLGKESVVNIVTVPTKTKQTNLVHNQQQRRSGPVLIKMVETQNISYN, encoded by the exons ATGAGTCTGAGAAGCAAGCACAGCAGCCGTAAAGGACTGCATGTGTCTCCAGGGGGATTCAGCAGCATGTCCATGGGATCCTATTCCATCCCTAAAATGAGCACTGGGGTTAACCATGCCCAGATTACACCAGTGACCATCAACAAGAGCCTGCTCACCCCTCTGAAGATAGACATCGACCCCAGAATCCAAGCTGTTCGCACTCAGGAGAAAGAGCAGATCAAGACTCTCAACAACCGCTTTGCCTCTTTCATTGATAAG GTAAGATTCCTggagcagcagaacaaaatGCTAGAAACCAAGTggaagctgctgcagcagcagactgcCACCACCTCTAAAGTTGAGCCTATGTTGAAGTCATACATCAGCAATCTGCAAAGACAGCTGGAAATTGTCAACAATGACAAGCAAAGGCTTGACATAGAAAACAATGTCATGCACAAAAATGTGGACGACTACAGGACAAA GTATGAGCAAGAGATCAACAAGAGGAATGATGCAGAGAATGAGTTTGTCATGCTCAAAAAG GACGTGGATGCAGGTTATTTGTCCAAGGTCGAACTTCAGGACAGAGTGTCTTATACCAACGATGAATTTAACTTCCTCAAGGCTCTATATACTGCG gagctcCAAGAGCTGCAGGAGAGCCTGAAGGACACCTCTGTGGTGGTGCAGATGGACAACTCTCGTGGCCTGAACATGGATCACATCATGTCTGAGGTCAAGGCTCAGTATGAGGAAATTGCTGCACGCAGCCGCGAAGAAGCCGAAAACTGTTACAAGAGGAAG TTTGACCAGATGTCTGCCGAGGCTAACCAGTATGGTGACGAGCTGCGTAGCTCCAAAGGGGAAATAGCTGAGTTCAACCGAAAGATCAACCGTCTACAGAATGAGATCCAGGCTGTAAAGGGACAG CGTACCAACCTTGAGGGCCAGGTAACCGAAGCAGAGAGGCGCGGGGAAGCAGCCGTGCAGGATGCCAAGGCTCGCATCAGGGACCTGGAGCTGGCTCTGCAGAGAGCCAAACAGGATATGGCTCGGCAGCTCAGAGAGTACCAGGAGCTCATGAATGTGAAGCTGGCCCTGGACATAGAGATCTCCACCTACAGAAAACTgctggagggagaggagggaag ACTTGGAAAGGAGTCTGTTGTCAACATTGTAACAGTGCCAACCAAAACTAAGCAAA CCAACCTAGTTCACAACCAGCAGCAGCGAAGATCAGGCCCAGTTCTCATCAAGATGGTGGAGACCCAGAACATCTCGTACAActaa
- the si:ch73-233m11.2 gene encoding NACHT, LRR and PYD domains-containing protein 12, producing MDKDTVLTHILQLKGIATLLGGEPPISVIKNNKYISQLTPEAQVTDKNVDNNLPSLDHAIHTALTGEIKTVILVGPEGSGKTTALEKLAVDWAKGEHLHNFSHVFHFRFREMNLLEGTLSLETLLLNHHGLVPPESIPLILQRPKAVLLIFDDLHQYKHSLDPSVHTLCSDPSQAVSVSCLVASLLHGSLLKGAAFLVATRPTGCLKFLSGSRVEVLGFLKPQREAYVKGFFTDQTVANKSLMHMERTLGFYDFCTSPRFCWMVCSIYKSLMEAGAKLPETVSQLYIDILMHLIQTLSLNEAGVRELVLALGRMAAHCSLSQHSSCTKEEMDSFGFQQFLTSQTSVGVFLQVDGDPESDRCVFSFHSQLMQEFVLAVSFFLDKSTLEGVEKMLEKHKGHAKFLDLFLSGLSEPVQRRPLETLLGEFNLDRITDFKRWFKSSSETTLKGCYKDAHQHCFHLLHQAQNESLVKEIITSSVRRGISYGDLSLQDCATLNYVFTCLGEMELLNLYLTRDLTEEKAEILAPAMSLSHKILLSSSFLRTGAVTHLASALSRGITTDLDLSHTRLGDEKFKILCTGLRDCKLHTLKLVACNLTEASCEDLASVLTSATSQLRELDILFNELGDQGITKLCQGLHSPHCKLQDLHLQSCKLTEASMGGLSAALCSGQSELRKINLTQNQIGDSGVETLCKSLQHPLCKLQSLTLFDSDLTGTCCAHLMAALMSDHCSLTELDLSVNDLGQEGVLQLCQALSRPQCPIEKLGLTRCELTVLVFEELGSLLSSGNSRLKSLSVGINQVGEQGVKHILDAVAHPSCLLEDLDLEMTGLTDTCVEHLCAAVRASKTLKNLELRNNSLTDASVPALVQTMQDSHNMQEMNLRYNEFSEDVFEMLDECDKIRY from the exons ATGGACAAAGACACCGTGTTGACTCATATCCTGCAGTTAAAGGGCATTGCAACACTTCTTGGTGGGGAGCCGCCTATCAGTGTGATAAAgaacaataaatacatatcCCAGCTGACCCCTGAAGCTCAGGTGACAGACAAAAATGTGGACAACAACTTGCCCTCCCTTGATCACGCCATCCACACTGCTCTTACTGGTGAAATCAAAACTGTCATACTGGTTGGTCCAGAGGGATCAGGTAAAACAACAGCTCTAGAGAAGCTGGCTGTGGATTGGGCAAAAGGAGAACACCTTCACAACTTCTCTCATGTGTTTCATTTCCGGTTCAGGGAGATGAACTTACTTGAAGGGACTCTCTCCCTGGAGACATTATTGTTAAACCATCACGGTCTTGTCCCTCCTGAGTCCATACCGCTTATTCTGCAGAGGCCTAAGGCTGTGTTATTAATTTTTGATGACTTACATCAGTACAAACACAGTCTGGACCCCTCCGTCCACACCCTCTGCTCTGACCCCAGCCAAGCAGTCTCAGTGTCCTGTTTAGTGGCCAGCTTGCTTCACGGATCGCTGCTGAAAGGAGCTGCCTTCCTGGTGGCGACCAGGCCGACGGGATGTCTGAAATTTCTGAGTGGCAGCCGAGTGGAAGTGCTGGGGTTTCTGAAGCCCCAGAGAGAAGCATACGTTAAGGGGTTCTTCACCGACCAAACTGTTGCCAACAAATCACTGATGCACATGGAAAGGACTCTAGGCTTTTATGATTTCTGTACCTCTCCTAGATTTTGCTGGATGGTTTGCTCTATATACAAGTCTCTAATGGAAGCAGGAGCAAAACTACCTGAAACAGTATCTCAGCTGTATATAGATATCCTGATGCACCTGATTCAGACGCTCTCGCTGAATGAGGCTGGTGTCAGAGAACTAGTGCTGGCTCTTGGCAGGATGGCTGCTCATTGCTCTCTCAGCCAGCATTCGAGCTGCACCAAAGAAGAAATGGATTCCTTTGGCTTCCAGCAGTTTCTTACCTCTCAGACTTCTGTGGGTGTTTTCTTGCAAGTAGATGGCGACCCAGAGTCAGACAGATGTGTCTTCTCCTTCCACTCCCAACTGATGCAGGAGTTTGTCTTGGCCGTGTCTTTCTTTTTGGACAAGTCAACGTTGGAGGGTGTGGAGAAGATGTTGGAAAAGCACAAAGGCCATGCAAAGTTTCTGGATCTCTTCCTGTCAGGGCTGTCGGAGCCAGTTCAGCGCAGGCCGCTGGAGACCCTGCTGGGGGAGTTCAACTTGGATCGGATCACAGATTTCAAACGTTGGTTTAAAAGCAGCTCAGAGACCACACTGAAGGGATGCTACAAAGATGCGCACCAACACTGCTTCCATCTGCTTCACCAAGCTCAAAACGAGAGCTTGGTGAAGGAGATCATCACCTCATCAGTACGAAGAGGCATCAGCTACGGTGATCTGAGCCTCCAGGACTGTGCAACACTGAATTATGTCTTCACGTGCCTCGGTGAGATGGAGCTGTTGAATCTGTACCTTACGAGGGATTTGACGGAGGAGAAAGCAGAGATCCTGGCTCCCGCTATGAGCTTGTCGCATAAGATACT CTTGTCAAGCAGCTTTCTGAGAACTGGAGCTGTCACTCATCTGGCTTCAGCTCTCAGCAGAGGAATCACCACAGATCTGGATCTCTCTCATACCCGCCTTGGTGATGAAAAGTTCAAAATTCTCTGCACTGGACTCAGAGACTGCAAGCTGCACACATTAAA ACTGGTAGCATGCAACCTGACAGAGGCCAGCTGTGAAGATCTGGCGTCTGTCCTGACCTCAGCCACCTCTCAGCTGCGTGAGTTAGACATTCTGTTCAACGAGCTCGGGGACCAGGGCATCACGAAACTATGCCAAGGACTGCATAGCCCTCACTGCAAGCTACAGGACCTCCA CCTACAAAGCTGCAAGTTGACTGAGGCGTCCATGGGGGGTTTGTCAGCGGCTTTGTGttctggccaatcagagctgaGAAAAATTAACCTGACACAAAACCAGATTGGTGACAGTGGAGTGGAGACGTTGTGCAAGTCCTTGCAACACCCACTTTGTAAACTGCAGAGCCTCAC ATTGTTTGATAGCGATCTGACAGGCACCTGCTGTGCTCATTTGATGGCGGCCTTGATGTCAGACCACTGCTCCCTGACAGAGCTGGATCTGTCAGTGAATGATTTAGGCCAGGAGGGGGTGCTGCAGCTCTGCCAAGCCCTCAGTAGGCCCCAATGCCCAATAGAAAAACTTGG GTTGACACGATGTGAGTTAACTGTGTTGGTCTTTGAAGAACTGGGCTCATTGCTGTCAAGTGGGAACTCTCGACTTAAGTCCTTGTCTGTAGGCATAAATCAAGTAGGAGAGCAAGGGGTTAAACATATTTTGGATGCTGTTGCACATCCAAGCTGCCTGTTGGAGGACCTGGA TCTTGAAATGACTGGTTTGACAGATACCTGCGTTGAGCACTTATGTGCTGCTGTAAGAGCCAGTAAGACTTTGAAGAACCTGGAATTGAGAAACAACTCACTGACTGATGCTTCCGTTCCTGCCCTCGTCCAAACCATGCAGGACAGCCACAACATGCAGGAGATGAA CCTGAGGTACAACGAGTTCTCTGAggatgtttttgaaatgttggACGAGTGCGATAAAATAAGATACTGA
- the LOC122982428 gene encoding ceramide synthase 5-like isoform X2 — protein sequence MFCAWFWNERFWLPENVSWVDLEHPPPGVEYPRVGQILYALPLAVGVFLLRLLFERLVAKPCAHILQIQAGVHRQAQPNAVLERVYQSKTCPDTRQLEGLSKQLDWDVRKIQRWFRIRRNQDKPSMQKKFCESMWRFTFYLGIFIYAIHHLWTSPWMWDVRQCWHKYPLQPLSPGQYNHYVAELAFYWSLMFSQFIDIKRKDFIIMLVHHLATIILITFSYANNMIRMGTMVMCVHDASDIFLEAAKLANYAKYQRLCDGLFVVFSISFFLTRLVIYPFWIVYSVLFDSWEIAGPYQSWWLFNGLLLVLQVLHIIWFYLIARIAIKAIFKGKVSKDDRSDIDSSSDEEINSSCSKKPSQTLKPKDGSHTGILNGDSHDH from the exons ATGTTTTGTG CCTGGTTTTGGAATGAGAGATTTTGGCTTCCCGAAAATGTTTCGTGGGTGGACCTGGAGCATCCGCCACCCGGCGTGGAGTATCCCCGGGTGGGACAGATACTGTACGCCCTGCCGCTGGCCGTCGGAGTTTTTCTTCTGAGACTGCTTTTTGAAAG GCTAGTGGCCAAGCCCTGTGCCCACATACTTCAGATTCAGGCGGGAGTGCATCGGCAAGCTCAACCCAATGCTGTCCTGGAGAGGGTGTATCAGTCTAAAACG TGTCCAGACACAAGGCAACTGGAGGGACTTTCCAAGCAGCTGGACTGGGATGTACGGAAAATTCAGAGATGGTTTCGCATCCGTCGCAACCAAGACAAGCCCAGTATGCAGAAAAAGTTCTGTGAGAGCAT GTGGCGATTTACATTTTACCTGGGGATTTTTATCTATGCCATTCACCATTTGTGGACG TCTCCCTGGATGTGGGACGTCAGGCAGTGCTGGCACAAGTATCCTCTTCAg CCGCTGAGTCCCGGACAATACAATCACTATGTGGCAGAGCTGGCTTTCTATTGGTCTCTGATGTTTTCCCAGTTCATAGACATAAAGCGTAAG GATTTCATCATCATGCTTGTCCACCACCTGGCCACCATAATCCTCATCACATTCTCCTACGCCAACAACATGATAAGAATGGGTACTATGgtcatgtgtgtgcatgatgcATCTGACATCTTTCTTGAG GCAGCCAAGCTGGCCAACTATGCCAAATACCAGCGGCTATGTGATGGCCTGTTTGTGGTGTTCAGCATAAGCTTTTTCCTCACTCGACTTGTCATCTATCCTTTCTG gattgtttacagtgttttgtttgacagCTGGGAGATAGCTGGGCCATACCAGTCCTGGTGGCTGTTCAATGGGTTGCTGTTGGTCCTGCAGGTTCTTCACATTATCTGGTTCTACCTCATCGCTCGCATTGCTATCAAAGCCATATTCAAGGGAAAG gtgtCAAAAGACGACCGCAGTGACATCGATAGCAGCTCGGACGAGGAGATTAATTCCAGTTGCAGTAAAAAACCCAGTCAGACCCTAAAACCAAAAGACGGCAGCCACACCGGTATCCTGAATGGAGACAGTCATGACCATTGA
- the LOC122982428 gene encoding ceramide synthase 5-like isoform X1, with protein MTSSISAWFWNERFWLPENVSWVDLEHPPPGVEYPRVGQILYALPLAVGVFLLRLLFERLVAKPCAHILQIQAGVHRQAQPNAVLERVYQSKTCPDTRQLEGLSKQLDWDVRKIQRWFRIRRNQDKPSMQKKFCESMWRFTFYLGIFIYAIHHLWTSPWMWDVRQCWHKYPLQPLSPGQYNHYVAELAFYWSLMFSQFIDIKRKDFIIMLVHHLATIILITFSYANNMIRMGTMVMCVHDASDIFLEAAKLANYAKYQRLCDGLFVVFSISFFLTRLVIYPFWIVYSVLFDSWEIAGPYQSWWLFNGLLLVLQVLHIIWFYLIARIAIKAIFKGKVSKDDRSDIDSSSDEEINSSCSKKPSQTLKPKDGSHTGILNGDSHDH; from the exons ATGACTTCCTCTATCTCAGCCTGGTTTTGGAATGAGAGATTTTGGCTTCCCGAAAATGTTTCGTGGGTGGACCTGGAGCATCCGCCACCCGGCGTGGAGTATCCCCGGGTGGGACAGATACTGTACGCCCTGCCGCTGGCCGTCGGAGTTTTTCTTCTGAGACTGCTTTTTGAAAG GCTAGTGGCCAAGCCCTGTGCCCACATACTTCAGATTCAGGCGGGAGTGCATCGGCAAGCTCAACCCAATGCTGTCCTGGAGAGGGTGTATCAGTCTAAAACG TGTCCAGACACAAGGCAACTGGAGGGACTTTCCAAGCAGCTGGACTGGGATGTACGGAAAATTCAGAGATGGTTTCGCATCCGTCGCAACCAAGACAAGCCCAGTATGCAGAAAAAGTTCTGTGAGAGCAT GTGGCGATTTACATTTTACCTGGGGATTTTTATCTATGCCATTCACCATTTGTGGACG TCTCCCTGGATGTGGGACGTCAGGCAGTGCTGGCACAAGTATCCTCTTCAg CCGCTGAGTCCCGGACAATACAATCACTATGTGGCAGAGCTGGCTTTCTATTGGTCTCTGATGTTTTCCCAGTTCATAGACATAAAGCGTAAG GATTTCATCATCATGCTTGTCCACCACCTGGCCACCATAATCCTCATCACATTCTCCTACGCCAACAACATGATAAGAATGGGTACTATGgtcatgtgtgtgcatgatgcATCTGACATCTTTCTTGAG GCAGCCAAGCTGGCCAACTATGCCAAATACCAGCGGCTATGTGATGGCCTGTTTGTGGTGTTCAGCATAAGCTTTTTCCTCACTCGACTTGTCATCTATCCTTTCTG gattgtttacagtgttttgtttgacagCTGGGAGATAGCTGGGCCATACCAGTCCTGGTGGCTGTTCAATGGGTTGCTGTTGGTCCTGCAGGTTCTTCACATTATCTGGTTCTACCTCATCGCTCGCATTGCTATCAAAGCCATATTCAAGGGAAAG gtgtCAAAAGACGACCGCAGTGACATCGATAGCAGCTCGGACGAGGAGATTAATTCCAGTTGCAGTAAAAAACCCAGTCAGACCCTAAAACCAAAAGACGGCAGCCACACCGGTATCCTGAATGGAGACAGTCATGACCATTGA